The following nucleotide sequence is from Firmicutes bacterium ASF500.
GCGCCGGTTGCATGCTAGCCCTGATTCCCTCAGCGGTTTTATTTGCATTCGCCCAGAAGTATATCGTAGATGGAATGACTGCCGGAGCAGTTAAGGAGTAAGAAAATGAGGACAGATTTATTGAGTATCGCAAAAAAACACAACATGGAAACAGTAGCCTTTTCTCCGGAAAATGCGGAGGGAAAACGTGCCGGTGGGTCACGGGGTGCGGATCACGAGAAAATATGCCCATGTATTGGGATATCACCCGGAGAAACTGCTGTATTGATTGACACAAACGGTCCTGGTATTATAAGAAGTATGTGGTTTACCGGAGATATATGTCAAAGCCTTATTTTGCGGATTTTTTGGGATGATCTTTCATATCCATCTGTAGAAGCGCCAATCGGGTCTTTTTTTGGCTATGGATTTCCAGGTATAACGGAGGATCGTAGCCAAACGTTTCCAGTTCTTAATTCGGCAATGATTCTTGTAGCGCCATGCCGGGGAATGAACTGTTACTGGCCAATGCCATTTCACAGGCATTGCAGATTGACAATTACCAACCGTCACCCAAATCGTGTGTGTACCATGTACTACATGATAACAATGGACAAAGGAGAGATTGATGAAGAGTCCATGTACTTTCATGCATCTTACAGGCAGGAACTGCCAGTAAAAGCAAACAGAGCGTACACAATTATAGACGGAGTATGCGGTACCGGGCATTTTGCCGGAGTATCTCTGGCTGTTGGGACAAATGCACCCAACGGCTGCTGGGTTGAGGGGGAGGCCAAGATGTACATTGACGGCGACCGCTATCCAACCATCAATTATACCGGCACAGAGGACTATTTCTGCGGGGCCTATGCATTTGGATATGATCGGGGTGCAAGGCTCGAATATAAGCCTTATTCTGGATTGTATGCTGGCATGTATGCAGTTTTAGGAAGTGAACGGCAGCATTACTGTTATCAGCCGCGTTTTATGTTGTACAGGCAGCATATTCCTGATCCCATATGTTTTAAAGAAAATTTTTGTATGACACTTCAGAATATAGGGACAACACCCTATGGCAGCCGTAGTCGGAGAGACGATTTTTCGTCATGCGCCTATTGGTATCAGACCACTGCCTCTGGCCTTCAGGCTGTACTGCCCCCAGATGAAGATATTTTTATTTAGGGCTTACTAGGAAATTGAACAAGTCTCGCTTTTCGAACAATTTTATCGAAAAGCGGGACTTGTCATATCCGGAAAGCCTTGCAATGCAGGGCTTTCCACTTGAACCGCCCCAGTAAAAACGGACAATAGACAAAAGCCCCCTGATGTAGGAAAATAGAACTACATCAGAGGGTGTACTATATGTCAAGGAGATACACGCAAGTACAGGAGCTATTACCAGAAATAAAGGCAATGTTGTCAGAAGGAAGAAGCCAACGGGAAATAGCGGAGCTTAAGCTGCGCCCGAAAGGAAGGCCACGGAAAAGAGCGGAACTAGTGGATATCGTGGCAGAGCAGGCGTATGAAATCAAACGACTGAAAATGGAGAATGAATTGTTGCGGGATTTTCTGCGGTTCACAGAAAGGAAGTGCGGGCAAAGGTAAAGTACATGGTAATATACCGGCACAAGGAGCGGTATCCCATATCGGTCATGTGTCAATTCTTTGGAGTGTCCAGGAGCGGATATTACGGTTTCTGCAAGCGAATTGGCAATCCGGAACCGGATGCGGAGCTGGCAGAGCTTCTTCAATCACAGCAAGAGAGGTGCAGGCAAACCTATGGTTACCGAAGGATGTGGCTGTGGTTAGAGAAGCAGGGGATCCACCTCAACCCCAAAACAGTGCTGTGAGTGATGAAGAAGTATAACACCCTGGCTGAAATCCGCAGGCCAAGGAAGTGGGTACAGATGGGGCAGCAGATGCACAAGTATGAGAATCTCCTCAACAGAGACTTTCACGCAGATGCTCCCAACCAAAAATGGGTAACGGATATTTCTTATATCCATACCAGCGAAGGGAGCCTCTACCTGCCCATGATCCGAGATCTCTATGACAACAGCATTGTGGCCTACAAAACCGCTGTTCAGCAGACGGTAAGCCTGGTTCTGGACACGATACGGCTTGCCATGAAAGCGGAGAAAAAGGAGGGACGCTGCGGAGTTGCAGCTCCACAGCGTCCAGGGGTTCCAGTACACTTCACAGGGGTACTTCAACCTGACACAAGAATACGGTATTACTCCGTCCATGTCAAGATGTGGAAACTGCTATGATAACGCTATGGCTGAAAATTTCTTCTCTATCCTCAAAACTGAGTGCATTTACCGGCATAAAATCGGGACTTTTCAGCAAGCCAAAGAACTGATTGACGATTTTATTTATTTCTATAACCACGAGCGCATCCAGTTGAAAACGGGAGAGTCGCCGCTTGCGCAACGCCTCTCCGCATAATTCTAAATATTTCCTACCAGAGGCCTTTTTGTCCTGTCCGCACATTCTGGGGCGGTTCACGTCACACTGAGTATTTTAACATTCTTTTGAGGTTCAGGGCCGTGGCAGAAAGGAGGCAGTGGTCCTCCGCTGCCTCTAAGCCTCGCCGCAAGAGACATGTCAGGTTGTGACCCCATTTCTGCGCGGCAAACGTGCCCTCGCACCAGATCTGCCGCTGCTTCAGCCCCGCCCGGTACTCCGATTCCCACCGCCTGGAGAAATGTTTTTGAACAACCGTCTTGAAATAACTGTCCTGGAGCTTTCTGGCGCCAGCCTTGTCCGTTTCATTCAAACACTTCTGCCGCAAAGGACAACTGCCGCAGTCTTTCTTTTCCGCCCAGTATTCCCAGAACAGCCCGCTGTCGCTGTGATACAGCCGCTTGCGCCGCAGTTCTTTTCCGTTGGGGCACAAGTATACGTCTCGCTGTTCATTATAAGCAAATGCATCCCGTTTCAATTCAGCTTTCGTCATGTATATCAATGACTGCCGCCCCCAGGAGAAAAAGTGCTTCACCAAAAAATATGGGACGCATCAATGTATGCTGGCGGTCCGGGAGAATTTGCTGAAGCTCTACGGCTCCGCCGCTGACGAGACGATCATCGAGCAGGTGCTCCGGCATGGGACGGCGAGTATCAGTGAACGCTACCTGTCCGCGATTCAAGCGACTGCCAAGGACTATGTGGCAGGTATTTCCCGCCGTCTGCGGGAGCATGAGTATGACCCGGAACTGATGAAGCTGTATGTAGTGGGCGGCGGTGGCTGTCTGATTAAGAATTTCGGAGCGTTTGACGCTGACCGGGTGGTTGTCAACGAGGACATCTGCGCCACCGCCAAAGGGTATGAATATCTGGCTCGCCTCCGCGCCAAGAAGGGCGGCATGGTATGAACAGGCAGATCGTCAGCACCAACATCCGCTTCAATTTGGAAAAGAAAGTGGATCGTGCCGCATGGGAGTATTTGCAGCAACGCGACAAGCGGCAGTGTCACTCTTACAGCAAGGCGGTGATTGCCGCCGTCAACGACTATTTTGAGCGCCGGGGGCGGTTGGATGCCGACCCGTATCTGGAAACCCGCAAGAAGGAGGACGCTTTCCTTCTGCGGGTGCTGGAAACCATCCGGGCCGGGTTCAATCATGCCGCACCTGTCAATCCAGACTTCATGTTCCTCGCAACGAACAGGAAGGCAATCATAATCGCCAGGCCGATGGGCAGGGCGATTATGCCGGGCAGAGCCATCCGGACCAGCACGCCGGCAATCAGGTAGGTGACGCCGGAGACCACCGCGCAGGAGATGGCGTAGGGCAGCTGGGTGGACACATGGTTCACGTGGTCGCACTGGGCGCCGGCGGAGGCCATGATGGTGGTGTCGGAGATAGGGGAGCAGTGGTCGCCGCAGACGGCGCCGGCCATACAGGCGGAGATGCAGATGATGGCCATGGGGTTGTCCATCTCAAACACGCTCTGAACAATGGGGATCAGGATGCCGAAGGTGCCCCAGCTGGTGCCGGTGGCGAAGGCCAGGAAGCAGCCCACCACGAACACGATCACAGGCAGGAACATCTGCAAACCGGAGGCGGAGCGCACAAAATCCCGGACAAAGAATTTCGCGCCCAGGGAGTCGGTCATGCCCTTGAGGGACCAGGCGAAGGTGAGGATCAGGATGGCGGGGACCATGGCCTTGAATCCCTCGGGGATACAGCCCATCATCTCCTTGAAGGACATGGACTTGCGGATAAAATAGTAGTCAAAGGCGAAGAGCAGGCCGAAAGCGGAGCCCAGCATCAGGCCCACAGAGGCGTCGGAGTTGGAGAAGGCGGTGACAAAATCAGCCCCGGAGAAGAAGCCGCCGGAGTAGATCATACCGATGACGCAGGCCACGACCAGCACCAGAATGGGCAGTACCAGGTCCAGTACAGAGCCCTTGGACTCGTCCACGTCGTCGTCCAGCATGGCGTAGGGGTTCGCGCCGGAGAACAGGTCGCCCTTCTCAACGGCGTTCCTCTCATACCGGGCCATGGAGCCGAACTCCACCTTCATCAGCACCATGCCGATCATCATGGCGATGGTGAACAAGGCGTAGAAGTTATAGGGGATGGCGCGGATGAACAGGTTGAGGCCCTGGCCGTCCTCGGCGAAGCCGGCCACGGCGGCGGCCCAGGAGGAGATGGGGGCGATGATGCAGATGGGGGCGGCGGTGGCGTCGATGAGGTAGGCCAGCTTGGCCCGGGAGACATTCTGTTTGTCGGTGATGGGCCGCATGACGGAGCCCACGGTGAGGCAGTTAAAATAGTCGTCAATGAAGATCAGACAGCCCAGCAGGATGGTGGCCAGCTGAGCCCCGGCCCGGGATTTGATGTTCTTCTTGGCCCAGCGGCCGAAGGCGGCGGAGCCGCCCGCCTTGTTCATCAGGCACACCATGGTGCCCAGAATGACCAGGAAGACCAGGATTCCCACGTTGTAGCCGTCGGACAGAGAGGCCACGATACCGTCGCTGAAGGCGTGGAGTACGGTGCCCTCAAAGGAGAAGTTGGAGTAGAGCAGTCCGCCCACCAGAATACCGATGAACAGGGAGGAATAAACCTCCTTGGTAATCAGGGCCAGGGCGATGGCGATCACCGGGGGCAGCAGGGACATGGGGGTGTTGTAAAAATTACTGGGGGACACAATATATCCCACATACTCGCTGTCGCCGCAGGTCTCGCAGGGGACGGCCTCGCCCTCGTCGGACAGAACCACACCCATAGTGGCGCAGTCGGGGCACTCGATGTACTTGGTGCCGCTGAGCTCGGTGGGGTCCTCCACGCTGGCAAAGGCGGTGCCGATCATGGCCAGCAGCAGCATCGCCAGAAGGACGATCCGCAGGCCTGAGTTTCTTCTTGTTCTCATATTTTTCCCTCCTGTGTAATTTGGGGCCGCGCGGACCCCCCGTTCGCGCAAATAAAAAACCATGGTACGCAAAGCGCGCCCCATGGCAAAACCGGAAGCCCCCAATCGGAACCGGGGACCTCTGGATAGCGCTCCACTCTCGTGACAGTCCGTGGGATCTTCTCCCACGGCCCAGGACCGGCGGCCCAGGCAGGCCGTCCTTCCTTCGGCGGCGCACCCTCTCCCCCGGGACGGCTGCCTGGCCTTGTCCCGCAGTACGCATGAGCGCCGCGCCTCTATCCACTATGAAATTGCAACTATCCTATCACGGGCGTTAAGAATTGTCAAGGCCAAATCCGTCAAATTCCCGGGTAATTGAATGAACAGATAAATTGTGCGCAGACCAAAAGCCTCCATCTTAGAGGGAGGTGCAGCTTGTCGAAAAAGTCTGCCTTTTGGCAGACATTTTCATGTAAAGATGATAAAATGGGGAGTAAGGGGTGAGGGAAATGTTGGAGCGAGGGAAAAATGAGCGAGGGGTCATAGAAATAGTGGACACAGAAAGCCTGGTGCCGCCCGAACATCTATTGCGGCAGGTGGATGCAGCGGTAGATTTCGAGAAATTGTACAAAATCGTGGAGGCGTCGTACAGCAAAGAAGAGGGCCGGCGGAGCATCGACCCAGTGGTGCTGTTCAAAATCGTATTGCTGCAGCATTTGGATGGGAATACCTCTTTGCGGGGAACGCTGCGCAGAGCGCAGACAGATGTAGCATACCGGTGGTTTCTGCGATACACGCTGAGTGAGGAGCTGCCCCATTTTTCCACGGTGAGCTACAACTTCCGGCACCGGTACACTCCGGAAACGATAGAGTTGGTGTTTCAGTGGATATTGGAGGAGGCGGGCAGTGCGGGAGCACTGACCCCGGCGGCGGTATTTATAGATGGGACACACATCAAAGCCAGCGCAAATCTGAAGAAGAAAATGAAGCAGGAGGTACCAGCAGCGGCAAAACGATACCAGGAAGAACTGCTGGCGGAAGTGAACGCGGACCGGGAGGCTCATGGAAAAAAGCCACTGGATGATGAAGAAGAACCACCCAAAGCTGGAGGGAAGAAACAGGACAACACCTCAAAAAAGAAGCAGAGCCGGAGGAAGAAAGAGGCGAAAAAGCAGAAAACAATAACGGTATCCACCACAGACCCGGAGAGTGGAATGTTCCACAAAGGGGAGCACGAGCGGTGCTTTGCTTATGAGGCCCATACCGCCTGTGACAAGAGCGGTTACGTATTGGAAACAGTGGTCACCCCCGGAAATGTCCATGACAGCGTGGCGTTTGACGATGTTTACGACAAATTGATTCAATCGTTTCCAGAGGTGGAAACAGTGGTGGCAGATGCCGCCTACAAGACCCCGCATATTTGCAAAAAGGTATTTCGAGATGGCCGGGTATTGTCTACAGCCTACAAGCGGCCCACGACGATGAAGGGTGGACATCCCTGGTGGTCTTACGTCTACGATGAATATTATGACTGCGTGATCTGCCCAGAATACCACATCCTGTCCTACCGCACCACCAACCGGGATGGATACCGTGAATACCGCAGCGATCCGAAAATTTGTGCCCAGTGCCCCACCCGGCATTTATGTACAAAATCCAAAAGCTTCGTAAAGACTGTCCTGCGGCACATCTGGAAGGGCTATGAAGAACTGGCCGATGATGCCAGGTACACCCCGGAGTACAAGCAGCTCTATGCAAGGCGCAAAGAGACCATTGAGCGAGTTTTTGCCGATGCAAAAGAAAAACACGCCATGCGCTATACCGTTTACCGTGGTCTGGCCCAGGTTTCCAACTGGGTGAGGCTTAAATTTGCTGCCATGAACCTCAAAAAGTTGGCAAGATGGAAAGCCAGAAAGCGCTTTGCTCCGCCTTCCTCCACACCCTCCTCCTACATTTTATTCCTCATTAACGTTGTGGCCTGTCTGGCTTCATTACCAGACAAGCCATTTTTCGACAAGCTGAGGCAGGGGTAGAACCCCTGCCCTACGGTCCTACAATATGTTTTCACTTTCCCGACCTACAATATAATCAATCGTTGTTTGATAATAATCTGCCAGTACGATCAGAAAATGTACCGGAATTTCTCTTTTTCCAGTCTCATAATTGCTATATGTCCGCTGGTCAATACCTAATAGTGCCGCAATTTCCTTTTGAGTTTTGTCTGCGTCCTCTCGAAGGTTTAGTAATCTGGGAAAATACACAAAAATCACCTCAAACCCATTATAGTTACTATCAAATAATAGTGTTGATTTTACTAACGTTTGATAGTAATATAATGGTTGAGGTAATTGCTTATGTTTAAGTTAAAGGAAACAAGCTGGCTGGAAGGTTTTTCCGAGACCCAACAGGATATTATGGAGGATGCGTTTCTTTTGGAGGCGCTGGCTTGGTATGCGGTCAATAATGGAAACTTTATGCGCGGGGAGAGGGGGGAATATTTTCCTCTGGTTTTCAAACGGCTCTGCGATTATCTTTCCCAGCACGCGCTTGAACTGCATCACCTGCGGGAGCGGATGGGTGGTCAGCCCTGACTGTCAGGGGCTTCTCCAGGCTGGGTCATAAAAAAGGTAAAGGTGCCGGTGGCTACGGTTTTGTCCTCGGTGTTCACGATGACCACCTGGATGACAGACAGCTTCCGGCCCAGTTTTTTGGGGGTAGCCTCGCAGAAGAGGTCGCCCTGGGCGGGGCGCAGGTATTCCAGGGAGCTGGAGGAGGTAACGCAGTCCCCTCCGGTGGAGCAGGCGCAGCAGCCGGCCACGGTGTCGGCCAGGGTGGCGATGGCTCCGCCGTGGACAAGGCCCTCCGGATTCAGGGAGGTCGGGCCGGCCCACAGGACGCCTTGAGCCAGGCCGGGCTCCACATGGGTGAGCTCTATACCGTTTTCAAAGTTGAACTGCCCCGGGGCGTTGACGATGGCTAAAAGCGAGTCTCTGTCCTGGTCTCCGCCATTGGCGGGGCCGAGCTGATCTACTACGCCAAAGCCGTGGGCTCCAAGACCTTTGAGGTCATGTTCCCCTATCTGGGCGTCGCCGTGATCTATCTGACGGCGGTTTTAATACTTACCTGGCTCCAGGGCAAGCTGGAAAGGAGGCTGCGTCAAAGTGATCGACGTTAAAAACCTGTCCAAGTCCTTCGGGGACCACCTGGTTCTGGACAACATCTCCGAGCACATCGCTCCAGGGGAAAAGGTGGTGGTGATCGGCCCCTCCGGGTCGGGCAAATCCACCTTCCTGCGCTGCCTCAACCTGCTGGAGACCCCCACGGCGGGGACTATCACCTTTGAAAACACGGTCATCACCGACCCCAAGGTAAAGATCGACAAGGTCCGCCAGCAGATGGGCATGGTGTTTCAGCACTTCAATCTCTTCCCCAACATGACCATCCGGCGGAACATCACCCTGGCTCCGGTGCGCACCGGCCTGATGAAGCAGGGCGAGGCCGACGAGCTGGCCTCCCAGCTGCTTCAGCGGGTGGACCTGTCCGACAAGGCGGACGCCTACCCCAATCAGCTGTCCGGCGGACAGAAGCAGCGCATCGCCATCGTCCGGGCTCTGGCTATGAAGCCCAAAGTCATGCTCTTTGACGAGCCCACCTCCGCCCTGGACCCCGAGATGGTGGGCGAGGTGCTGGACGTGATGAAGGAGCTGGCTCAGGAGGGCATGACCATGGTGGTGGTCACCCACGAGATGGGCTTCGCCCGGGAGGTGGGGAGCCGTGTCCTCTTCATGGACGGTGGCCATATCCTGGAGCAGAACACCCCCAAGGAGTTCTTTGACCACCCCCAAAACCCCCGAACTCAGCTGTTTTTGTCTAAGGTTTTATAAAAACCCCGGGACCCGCTCAAAAGCGGGTCCTGCAGCTTGTCGAAAAATGGCCTGTCTGGTAATGAAGCCAGACAGGGCACAACGTTAATGAGGAATAAAATGTAGGAGGAGGGTGTGGAGGAAGGCGGAGCAAAGCGCTTTCTGGCTTTCCATCTTGCCAACTTTTTGAGGTTCATGGCAGCAAATTTAAGCCTCACCCAGTTGGAAACCTGGGCCAGACCACGGTAAACGGTATAGCGCATGGCGTGTTTTTCTTTTGCATCGGCAAAAACTCGCTCAATGGTCTCTTTGCGCCTTGCATAGAGCTGCTTGTACTCCGAGGTGTACCTGGCATCATCGGCCAATTCCTCATAGCCCTTCCAGATGTGCCGCAGGACAGTCTTTACGAAGCTTTTGGATTTTGTACATAAATGCCGGGTGGGGCACTGGGCGCAAATTTTCGGATCGCTGCGGTATTCACGGTATCCATCCCGGTTGGTGGTGCGGTAGGACAGGATGTGGTATTCTGGGCAGATCACGCAGTCATAATATTCATCATAGACGTAAGACCACCAGGGATGTCCACCCTTCATCGTCATGGGCCGCTTGTAGGCTGTAGACAATACCCGGCCATCTCGAAATACCTTTTTGCAGATATGCGGGGTCTTGTAGGCAGCGTCCGCCACCACTGTTTCCACCTCTGGAAACGATTGAATCAATTTGTCGTAAACATCGTCAAACGCCACGCTGTCATGGACATTTCCGGGGGTGACCACTGTTTCCAATACGTAACCGCTCTTGTCACAGGCGGTATGGGCCTCATAAGCGAAGCACCGCTCGTGCTCCCCTTTGTGGAACATTCCACTCTCCGGGTCTGTGGTGGATACCGTTATTGTTTTCTGCTTTTTTGCCGCTTTCTTCCTCCGGCTCTGCTTTTTTTTTGAGGTGTTGTCCTGTTTCTTCCCTCCAGCTTTGGGTGGTTCTTCTTCATCATCCAGTGGCTTTTTTCCATGAGCCTCCCGGTCCGCGTTCACTTCCGCCAGCAGTTCTTCCTGGTATCGTTTTGCCGCTGCTGGTACCTCCTGCTTCATTTTCTTCTTCAGATTTGCGCTGGCTTTGATGTGTGTCCCATCTATAAATACCGCCGCCGGGGTCAGTGCTCCCGCACTGCCCGCCTCCTCCAATATCCACTGAAACACCAACTCTATCGTTTCCGGAGTGTACCGGTGCCGGAAGTTGTAGCTCACCGTGGAAAAATGGGGCAGCTCCTCACTCAGCGTGTATCGCAGAAACCACCGGTATGCTACATCTGTCTGCGCCCTGCGCAGCGTTCCCCGCAAAGAGGTATTCCCATCCAAATGCTGCAGCAATACAATTTTGAACAGCACCACTGGGTCGATGCTCCGCCGGCCCTCTTCTTTGCTGTACGACGCCTCCACGATTTTGTACAATTTCTCGAAATCTACCGCTGCATCCACCTGCCGCAATAGATGTTCGGGCGGCACCAGGCTTTCTGTGTCCACCATTTCTATGACCCCTCGCTCATTTTTCCCTCGCTCCAACATTTCCCTCACCCCTTACTCCCTATTTTATCATCTTTACATGAAAATGTCTGCCAAAAGGCAGACTTTTTCGACAGGCTGACCACGGGCATAGCCCGTGGTTTTCATATTCACAAAAATAATGCAGAAAAAGGTTGAAAAACCTTTTCTGCATTTAACTTACTACATCAGCTACCGTGACTTTCCCTCAGTTTATCGTTGACAGCTGACCCATCTTAGGCTAAAATAATAAAGTATCCGCCCCGGGAGCTCAGATGGATGGATCGACTGCCTCCTAAACACACATGGATTCACCCACCTTTCCGTCCGATGCAGATGACAGGTCGTTCAAGTAAACTCGAACAAGTCAATAAGCCCCGATAGCTCAGCAGGATAGAGCGACCGCCTCCTAAGCGGGCGCAGGAACGCTTCCCCAAAACCGCATATCAAGCGCATACAAGTGAATAGGCCCCGATAGCTCAGCAGGATAGAGCGGTCGCCTCCTAAGCGACAGGCCGCTGGTTCGAATCCAGTTCGGGGTGCCAAAACGCCGGGTATAGTAAAATATCCGGCGTTTTTATAACTTTTTTCGGACAATCTTGCCTACAAGCTCATTCTTCTTTTTATTTACTCGCTCTGAATATGTTGCCTACAAATTCTCGGCGTTTTGGGGCTGAAAATCGCTGTTTTGCCTACACTTGCCTACATTTATCCAATTTTACCCCTTCACTTTCGCTCTCCGTTGGCCTCTTTCAGCAATTCAGTCAATAACTCCGGGTGCTGTCGTACCAACTGCTTCAGGAGGTCTACGGTGGCGCTGTCGGCCTCTGCTGGCTTCTGGTCGGCTCCGACCTTGGAGAAGAACCCGCTGTCCATCTCCTGGGCAATCAGCTTGCGGTCAGCGTCAAAACCGTGAGCGTAGGTATCCGTGACCATCCGGGCCTCGGCGTGGCCTGTGCCACCTTGGACAGCCTTGATATTGCCCTTGCTCAGTTTCAGCTTCAAGGATGTGCTGCTGTGCCGCAGACTGTGAAAGACCAGTCCAGCTTATCTTAGGCCAGCGCTAAAAATTTTCAATGGCGGTGGCTTGCTTTGCTATACTCTTTTTACAATCCACAAAAAACTTTGTGTTTCTTCCATTTTGAGCTTGACTTTTATTAGCAGGTCTTTTCCGGTGAAACGAAAAGAAGCCCCCAGAGCATCCCAATCACCGGGATGCTCTGGGGGCTTCTCATCTGCTGTTCGATTGTTGTGGCCTCACACGGTTCGTTACGTGCCCCACACGGCGGGTTCGCCATCCTCCTGGGGCTGGGTGTCGCCGCCCTCCGGCTGGGCCTCACAGGGGCTGACACTGGCGTCCTCGCTGGGCTGTTCTTCCTCCGGCTCCGGGATATCCTCCACGGCTTGCCGCTCCGCTGCCTCCAGGGCCTCCTCGATCAGCCCCAGCACGAACTCCCGCTGGGTCAGCTTCCGGCCAGTGCGCTGGGTCTCACGCTCCAGGTGGGCTTTGATCCGCTGGAAGAGGTCCTCCGGGATCTGGAATGCCATCGTTCTGCTGTTGTTAGCTATAGTCGTTTTACCTCCATTTTCCTTCATTTCGTAGTATTCCAGTAACAGGTTGGTGATGTACTGTGCGGTGGTCAGGCCCGATTCTTCTCTGGCGATGCATATGCGCTGATGCAGGTCTAAGGGGAGCTGGGCACATAAGTTTCTTGTCTCCGGCATGGTGTTCTCTCCTTTCCACTGATTGCAACGCAAGTATACTCGAAAGGCATGGCGAAAGCTATTACCACTACCAACAAAGAATGAGAGACAAACGAAGCATATCTACCAATGTGAACACGTCAGAGAATAAAATACCGCCCACAGCTGCCTGAGTAAGCGGCAAACAGTGGACGGCGGATTTCTTTTTTTTGAATGATGGGGGGTTCGAGTCATGGGTGTTTCCAAAAAACTCCAAATCCAAGAAATTTGCATCTCCGGTGCGTTATTTT
It contains:
- the insK gene encoding Putative transposase InsK for insertion sequence element IS150; its protein translation is MQLHSVQGFQYTSQGYFNLTQEYGITPSMSRCGNCYDNAMAENFFSILKTECIYRHKIGTFQQAKELIDDFIYFYNHERIQLKTGESPLAQRLSA
- a CDS encoding IS1182 family transposase ISBcl1 yields the protein MLERGKNERGVIEIVDTESLVPPEHLLRQVDAAVDFEKLYKIVEASYSKEEGRRSIDPVVLFKIVLLQHLDGNTSLRGTLRRAQTDVAYRWFLRYTLSEELPHFSTVSYNFRHRYTPETIELVFQWILEEAGSAGALTPAAVFIDGTHIKASANLKKKMKQEVPAAAKRYQEELLAEVNADREAHGKKPLDDEEEPPKAGGKKQDNTSKKKQSRRKKEAKKQKTITVSTTDPESGMFHKGEHERCFAYEAHTACDKSGYVLETVVTPGNVHDSVAFDDVYDKLIQSFPEVETVVADAAYKTPHICKKVFRDGRVLSTAYKRPTTMKGGHPWWSYVYDEYYDCVICPEYHILSYRTTNRDGYREYRSDPKICAQCPTRHLCTKSKSFVKTVLRHIWKGYEELADDARYTPEYKQLYARRKETIERVFADAKEKHAMRYTVYRGLAQVSNWVRLKFAAMNLKKLARWKARKRFAPPSSTPSSYILFLINVVACLASLPDKPFFDKLRQG
- the artM gene encoding Arginine transport ATP-binding protein ArtM — protein: MIDVKNLSKSFGDHLVLDNISEHIAPGEKVVVIGPSGSGKSTFLRCLNLLETPTAGTITFENTVITDPKVKIDKVRQQMGMVFQHFNLFPNMTIRRNITLAPVRTGLMKQGEADELASQLLQRVDLSDKADAYPNQLSGGQKQRIAIVRALAMKPKVMLFDEPTSALDPEMVGEVLDVMKELAQEGMTMVVVTHEMGFAREVGSRVLFMDGGHILEQNTPKEFFDHPQNPRTQLFLSKVL
- a CDS encoding IS1182 family transposase ISBcl1 encodes the protein MVDTESLVPPEHLLRQVDAAVDFEKLYKIVEASYSKEEGRRSIDPVVLFKIVLLQHLDGNTSLRGTLRRAQTDVAYRWFLRYTLSEELPHFSTVSYNFRHRYTPETIELVFQWILEEAGSAGALTPAAVFIDGTHIKASANLKKKMKQEVPAAAKRYQEELLAEVNADREAHGKKPLDDEEEPPKAGGKKQDNTSKKKQSRRKKAAKKQKTITVSTTDPESGMFHKGEHERCFAYEAHTACDKSGYVLETVVTPGNVHDSVAFDDVYDKLIQSFPEVETVVADAAYKTPHICKKVFRDGRVLSTAYKRPMTMKGGHPWWSYVYDEYYDCVICPEYHILSYRTTNRDGYREYRSDPKICAQCPTRHLCTKSKSFVKTVLRHIWKGYEELADDARYTSEYKQLYARRKETIERVFADAKEKHAMRYTVYRGLAQVSNWVRLKFAAMNLKKLARWKARKRFAPPSSTPSSYILFLINVVPCLASLPDRPFFDKLQDPLLSGSRGFYKTLDKNS